In one Chelmon rostratus isolate fCheRos1 chromosome 7, fCheRos1.pri, whole genome shotgun sequence genomic region, the following are encoded:
- the si:dkey-243k1.3 gene encoding endonuclease domain-containing 1 protein-like, with protein MQPGVQIEGEDKRADVVERFEDVPECMKYFYKEKVPGLGASTPGAARLCQRFVNRYHFATLYDTNHRIAVYSAYIFQPSNGGGRESRWFVEPQLVDKSWQSEMKDGYWLGRDHPGVYQGVRQALNEDFTYSGFDRGHLNPNGHHAVPSRNATFTLTNVVPQNPKLNQNAWRIHESQLTDLFREKCSKAFVLVGAVPSADNWIVKNNVKRVNIPDYLWNAHCCVDNNGRPIQSGAAKARNTEENRVEKLSLDELGEFLQQFSSQPVGELFYNNCRA; from the exons ATGCAACCAGGGGTTCagatagaaggagaggacaaacGAG CAGATGTTGTGGAACGTTTCGAG GATGTGCCAGAATGCATGAAGTACTTCTATAAAGAGAAGGTGCCAGGGTTGGGGGCTTCTACACCCGGCGCTGCCCGCCTCTGCCAGCGCTTTGTCAACAG GTACCACTTCGCCACTCTGTATGACACCAACCACCGTATTGCCGTCTACTCTGCCTATATTTTCCAGCCCAGCAATGGAGGTGGCAGGGAGAGCAGGTGGTTTGTTGAGCCTCAG CTGGTAGATAAGTCCTGGCAATCTGAGATGAAGGATGGATACTGGCTGGGGAGAGACCACCCCGGGGTCTACCAAGGAGTCAGACAGGCTCTGAATGAGGACTTCACATACTCTGGCTTCGACCGTGGTCACCTCAACCCCAACGGACACCATGCAG TCCCCAGCCGCAATGCCACTTTCACGCTGACCAACGTGGTTCCTCAGAATCCAAAGCTAAACCAGAACGCCTGGAGGATCCACGAGTCCCAGCTCACGGACCTTTTCCGGGAGAAGTGCTCTAAGGCTTTTGTGCTGGTTGGTGCCGTTCCCTCTGCAGACAACTGGATTGTCAAAAACAATGTGAAGCGAGTCAACATCCCAGACTACCTGTGGAACGCCCACTGCTGTGTGGACAACAATGGCAGACCCATTCAGAGTGGTGCTGCCAAGGCCAGGAACACGGAGGAAAACAGGGTGGAGAAGCTCTCTCTGGATGAACTGGGAGAATTCTTGCAGCAGTTCTCCAGTCAACCAGTAGGGGAGCTGTTTTACAACAACTGCAGGGCATGA